One window of the Mycobacterium xenopi genome contains the following:
- a CDS encoding TetR/AcrR family transcriptional regulator — protein MAAKPGLAETTQLRPYRGVDAAARLAERRRRLLSAGLDLLGSDHAREVTVRGICRRAGLAARYFYESFADKDEFVSAVFDWVVADLAATTQAAVAAVPPREQTRAGMANIVRTIADDPRVGRLLFSAHLANVVLVRKRVESSALFAMLSGQHVGSALRMPENDRIKAAAHFVVGGVGQTLSAWLAGQVGLSAEQLVDHLASLLDELADPSLYRN, from the coding sequence ATGGCCGCCAAACCCGGATTAGCCGAAACCACGCAACTGCGGCCATACCGCGGCGTCGACGCCGCCGCCCGACTCGCCGAGCGCCGTCGACGGCTGCTCTCCGCTGGCCTGGATCTCCTGGGCTCCGATCATGCGCGCGAGGTGACGGTCCGTGGAATTTGCCGTCGCGCCGGCCTGGCCGCCCGCTACTTCTACGAAAGCTTCGCCGACAAGGACGAGTTCGTCAGCGCGGTCTTCGACTGGGTAGTCGCCGATCTGGCCGCCACCACCCAGGCGGCGGTCGCGGCCGTCCCGCCCCGCGAACAGACCCGCGCGGGCATGGCTAATATCGTGCGGACCATTGCCGACGATCCCCGCGTCGGGCGGTTGCTGTTCAGCGCACACCTGGCCAACGTGGTGCTGGTGCGCAAACGTGTCGAGTCCAGCGCGCTGTTCGCGATGTTGTCCGGACAACACGTCGGCAGCGCACTGCGGATGCCGGAAAACGACCGCATCAAGGCCGCAGCGCATTTCGTCGTCGGCGGGGTCGGCCAAACCCTCAGTGCCTGGCTGGCCGGCCAGGTGGGTCTCAGCGCAGAACAGCTCGTCGACCACCTGGCGTCGTTGCTCGACGAGCTCGCCGACCCCAGCCTGTACCGCAACTAG
- a CDS encoding ABC transporter substrate-binding protein encodes MATQWSRRGFLGAAGLLTAGVAAACSSHQASPGARGRGPVTISHIFGETTIPAPPKRVVSAGYTEHDDLLAVGVVPIAVTDWFGDQPFAVWPWAQPKLGGAQPVVLNLDNGIQLDRIAGLKPDLIVAVNAGVDADTYQKLSAIAPTVPQSDGDAFFEPWKEQATAVGQAVFQADQMRALIDGVDAKFRGVAEQNPQFRGKKVLLLQGTLHQNSLVAMLPGWRTEFLTLMGLVVSDSVTAFAVDRQRAFVPRDQVRPVLESADVLIWTTESPDDQQALLANADVAAQRARSVFTTKEQAGAIAFASPLSYPLVADQLPALIAKIVAA; translated from the coding sequence ATGGCAACCCAATGGAGTCGGCGCGGATTCCTCGGTGCCGCAGGTCTGCTCACGGCCGGCGTGGCAGCGGCCTGTTCGTCGCACCAAGCCAGCCCCGGCGCCAGGGGTAGAGGGCCCGTCACGATCAGCCACATCTTTGGTGAGACCACCATCCCTGCCCCGCCCAAACGGGTGGTCAGCGCCGGCTATACCGAGCATGATGACCTGCTCGCGGTGGGAGTGGTGCCGATCGCGGTGACCGACTGGTTCGGCGACCAACCATTCGCGGTGTGGCCGTGGGCGCAGCCCAAGCTCGGCGGCGCCCAACCGGTTGTGTTGAACCTGGACAACGGAATACAGCTCGACCGCATTGCCGGCCTGAAACCCGACCTGATTGTGGCGGTCAACGCCGGTGTGGACGCCGACACCTACCAGAAGCTCTCGGCGATCGCGCCCACGGTCCCGCAATCCGACGGCGACGCATTCTTCGAGCCGTGGAAGGAGCAGGCGACCGCGGTTGGCCAAGCGGTGTTTCAAGCCGACCAGATGCGGGCGTTGATCGACGGCGTCGACGCCAAGTTCCGCGGCGTCGCCGAACAGAACCCACAGTTTCGCGGCAAGAAGGTGCTCTTGCTGCAAGGCACGCTCCACCAAAACAGCCTGGTGGCGATGCTGCCTGGCTGGCGAACCGAGTTTTTGACCCTAATGGGTTTGGTCGTCTCCGACAGCGTCACCGCATTCGCCGTCGATCGGCAGCGCGCGTTCGTTCCCCGCGACCAGGTCAGGCCCGTCCTCGAATCCGCCGACGTCCTGATCTGGACCACCGAGAGCCCGGACGACCAGCAGGCGCTGCTGGCCAACGCCGATGTGGCGGCCCAGCGCGCGCGCAGCGTCTTCACCACCAAGGAGCAGGCCGGCGCGATCGCTTTCGCCTCGCCGCTCAGCTACCCCCTGGTGGCCGACCAGTTGCCTGCGCTGATCGCCAAAATCGTGGCCGCTTAG
- a CDS encoding 5-oxoprolinase/urea amidolyase family protein, translating to MTTLEILRTGPLALVEDLGRVGLAHLGVTRSGAADRRSHTLANRLVANPDDRATIEVTFGGFAARVRGGGVDIAVTGADTTPSVNGIAFGINSIQHVRDGDIISMGIPRTGVRTYLALRGGLDVTPVLGSRSYDVMSGIGPPPLRPGDVLPVGGHTDDYPELEQAPVAAIEEHLVELLVVPGPRDDWVVDPDALVRTIWMASDRSDRVGMRLEGRPLRYRWPDRQLASEGVTRGAIQVPPNGLPVILGPDHPVTGGYPVAGVIAADDIDKVAQIRPGQYVRLHWSRSRSRRGPELASAAVGASTW from the coding sequence GTGACAACCCTGGAAATTTTGCGCACCGGACCGCTGGCCCTTGTCGAAGATCTCGGACGGGTCGGTCTGGCCCACCTCGGTGTCACCCGTTCCGGGGCCGCCGACCGCCGCTCACACACGCTGGCCAACCGCCTGGTGGCAAACCCCGACGACCGCGCCACCATTGAGGTCACCTTCGGTGGATTCGCCGCCCGAGTCCGCGGCGGCGGCGTCGACATCGCGGTGACCGGAGCCGACACCACTCCCTCAGTTAATGGAATTGCATTCGGCATCAACAGTATTCAGCATGTTCGTGACGGAGATATCATCTCGATGGGTATCCCCCGTACCGGGGTTCGCACGTATCTGGCCCTGCGCGGGGGGCTAGATGTGACACCGGTGCTAGGGTCACGCAGCTACGACGTAATGTCCGGGATCGGACCGCCGCCACTGCGGCCTGGAGACGTGCTGCCCGTCGGCGGACACACCGACGACTACCCCGAACTCGAGCAGGCCCCGGTCGCGGCGATCGAGGAGCATCTGGTCGAACTGCTGGTGGTGCCGGGGCCGCGCGATGACTGGGTGGTCGATCCCGACGCCTTGGTCCGCACGATCTGGATGGCTTCCGACCGCAGCGACCGGGTGGGAATGCGGTTGGAGGGGCGACCCCTGCGGTACCGCTGGCCGGATCGCCAGCTGGCTAGCGAGGGCGTCACCCGCGGCGCGATCCAGGTGCCGCCCAACGGCTTACCGGTCATCCTGGGCCCCGACCATCCGGTCACCGGGGGCTATCCGGTGGCTGGGGTCATCGCCGCGGACGACATCGACAAAGTTGCCCAGATCCGCCCAGGCCAATACGTGCGGCTGCATTGGTCGCGGTCGCGCTCGCGACGCGGTCCTGAGCTGGCTTCCGCTGCCGTCGGCGCGTCAACCTGGTAA
- a CDS encoding VOC family protein — translation MIKPHNTNTEFELSGINHVALVCSDMARTVDFYSNILGMPLIKSLDLPGGQGQHFFFDAGNGDCVAFFWFADAPDRVPGVSSPAAIPGIGDITSAVSTMNHLAFHVPAEKFDAYRQRLKDKGVRVGPVLNHDESEMQVSPTMHPGVYVRSFYFQDPDGITLEFACWTKEFSESDAQAVPKTAADRRVPAAR, via the coding sequence ATGATCAAGCCGCACAACACCAACACCGAATTCGAATTGAGCGGGATCAACCATGTCGCGCTGGTGTGTTCGGACATGGCCCGCACCGTCGATTTCTACAGCAACATCCTGGGCATGCCGCTGATCAAATCACTGGACCTGCCGGGCGGCCAGGGGCAGCATTTTTTCTTCGACGCCGGCAACGGCGACTGCGTGGCGTTCTTCTGGTTCGCCGACGCCCCGGATCGGGTCCCCGGCGTCTCCTCGCCGGCGGCCATTCCGGGGATCGGTGATATCACCAGCGCGGTCAGCACCATGAACCACTTGGCATTTCATGTCCCGGCCGAGAAATTCGACGCCTACCGCCAACGGCTCAAGGACAAAGGGGTACGTGTGGGTCCGGTGCTCAACCACGACGAAAGCGAGATGCAGGTTTCGCCGACGATGCACCCCGGAGTCTATGTACGCTCGTTCTACTTTCAGGACCCCGACGGAATCACGCTTGAGTTCGCTTGTTGGACAAAGGAGTTCAGCGAAAGCGACGCACAAGCGGTGCCGAAGACCGCGGCTGACCGGCGGGTGCCAGCCGCGCGGTAG
- a CDS encoding DNA polymerase domain-containing protein: MSGMAGPVSLEVNGRRVTVTHPDKMVFPGLELTKLDLIRYYLSVAEGALRGVAGRPMILKRFVKGIDQEAIFQKRAPAKRPDWVDVAELRYASGTSAKEAVIRDAAGLAWVINLGCIDLNPHPVRAEDLDHPDELRVDLDPMPGVEWPQILDVAAVARDVLHEHGLTAWPKTSGSRGFHIYARIAPRWSFRQVRLAAQAVAREVERRAPDVATARWWKEERQGVFVDFNQNAKDRTVASAYSVRATPDARVSTPLSWDEVPGCRPEAFTMTTVPQRFADIGDPWAGMDETAGGLETLLDLADKLGPAEKPPKQARRGRDGRRVPTMPLIEIARTKTKDEAMAALDTWRERYPAAADRLQPADVLVDGMRGPSSIWYRIRINLQHVPPDQRPPQEELIADYSPWDGYTGAQWRR, from the coding sequence ATGAGCGGCATGGCCGGGCCGGTGTCGCTGGAGGTGAACGGACGCCGGGTCACCGTGACCCATCCGGACAAGATGGTGTTTCCCGGACTTGAGCTCACCAAGCTCGATCTGATCCGCTACTACCTGAGCGTGGCCGAGGGCGCATTGCGGGGCGTGGCCGGGCGTCCGATGATCCTCAAAAGGTTCGTCAAGGGAATCGACCAAGAAGCGATCTTCCAGAAGCGCGCGCCAGCCAAACGTCCGGATTGGGTGGACGTGGCTGAACTGCGCTACGCGTCGGGAACCTCGGCCAAAGAGGCGGTCATCCGCGACGCCGCCGGGCTGGCGTGGGTGATCAACCTGGGGTGCATCGACCTCAACCCGCATCCGGTGCGCGCCGAGGATCTCGACCACCCCGACGAGCTGCGCGTCGACCTCGACCCGATGCCGGGCGTGGAGTGGCCGCAGATCCTCGATGTGGCAGCGGTCGCCCGCGACGTGCTCCACGAGCACGGGTTGACAGCCTGGCCGAAGACATCGGGATCGCGGGGTTTCCATATCTATGCGCGCATCGCGCCACGCTGGTCGTTTCGGCAGGTACGCCTGGCCGCCCAAGCGGTGGCCCGCGAGGTCGAGCGGCGCGCGCCCGATGTGGCGACCGCTCGCTGGTGGAAGGAAGAACGCCAAGGGGTGTTCGTCGACTTCAACCAGAACGCCAAAGACCGCACCGTCGCGTCGGCATACTCGGTGCGGGCCACACCCGATGCCCGGGTATCGACGCCGCTGAGCTGGGACGAGGTGCCCGGCTGCCGGCCCGAGGCGTTCACCATGACGACGGTGCCGCAGCGGTTCGCCGACATCGGCGACCCGTGGGCAGGCATGGACGAGACAGCTGGGGGGCTCGAAACGCTGCTTGACCTGGCCGACAAGCTAGGACCTGCCGAGAAGCCGCCGAAACAAGCCCGCCGCGGCCGAGACGGCCGCCGCGTGCCGACCATGCCGCTCATCGAGATCGCCCGCACCAAAACCAAAGACGAGGCGATGGCCGCGCTCGACACCTGGCGCGAGCGATACCCCGCCGCGGCCGACCGGCTGCAGCCTGCTGACGTGTTGGTCGACGGCATGCGTGGGCCCAGCTCGATCTGGTACCGGATTCGGATCAACCTGCAGCATGTGCCGCCCGACCAGCGTCCCCCGCAGGAGGAACTGATCGCCGACTACAGCCCGTGGGACGGGTACACGGGCGCGCAGTGGCGCCGCTGA
- a CDS encoding oxygenase MpaB family protein, whose translation MSVSESIQHVERAIADPPVGKPARPNARRSGFDDGLMGVALLAGPANVIMQLARPGVGYGVLESRVESGRVDLHPIKRARTTFTYLAVATAGTEAQKAAFRRAVNRAHAQVYSTPESPVPYNAFDPELQLWVGACLYKGAVDVHRIFVGEMDDEEAERHYREGMALGTTLQVPPEMWPPDREAFDKYWRESLDKVHIDDAVRQYLYPIAAGRLPGKTLPGPLQRWSDGIALLITTGFLPQRFRDEMRLPWDAAKQRRFDRLMAVLRTANRLMPNFVRQFPFNVLLWDLDRRIRTGRPLV comes from the coding sequence ATGTCGGTTAGCGAATCCATCCAGCACGTCGAGCGCGCGATCGCCGACCCGCCCGTCGGGAAGCCGGCGCGTCCAAATGCGCGGCGATCGGGTTTCGACGACGGCTTGATGGGAGTGGCGCTTTTGGCCGGGCCGGCCAACGTGATCATGCAGCTGGCGCGGCCGGGTGTGGGCTATGGCGTGCTGGAGAGCCGCGTGGAAAGCGGCCGGGTGGATCTGCATCCGATCAAACGTGCTCGCACGACGTTCACCTATCTTGCGGTGGCCACCGCGGGCACCGAGGCGCAGAAGGCGGCTTTCCGCCGCGCGGTCAACCGCGCGCATGCCCAGGTGTACTCGACACCCGAGAGCCCGGTCCCCTATAACGCCTTTGACCCCGAGTTGCAGCTGTGGGTGGGGGCGTGCCTGTACAAGGGCGCCGTCGACGTGCACCGCATCTTTGTCGGCGAGATGGACGACGAGGAGGCCGAGCGCCACTATCGCGAGGGGATGGCGTTGGGCACCACGCTGCAGGTGCCCCCGGAGATGTGGCCGCCCGATCGGGAGGCCTTCGACAAGTACTGGCGCGAGTCGCTGGACAAGGTGCATATCGACGACGCGGTGCGCCAGTACCTGTATCCCATCGCCGCGGGCCGGCTGCCTGGCAAGACGCTGCCCGGCCCGCTGCAGCGCTGGTCGGACGGTATCGCATTGCTGATCACGACGGGCTTTCTGCCGCAACGGTTTCGCGACGAGATGCGGTTGCCGTGGGATGCCGCCAAGCAGCGCCGATTCGACCGGCTCATGGCCGTGCTGCGCACAGCGAACCGCCTGATGCCGAACTTTGTGCGGCAGTTCCCGTTCAACGTGTTGCTGTGGGACCTTGACCGGCGGATCAGGACGGGCCGCCCGCTCGTTTGA
- a CDS encoding acyl-CoA dehydrogenase, whose translation MPIAITPEHRDLADSVRSLVARVAPSEVLHAAMETGPETPIENPPPYWRAAAEQGLQGVHLAESVGGQGFGILELAIVLAEFGYGAVPGPFVPSAIASALISAHDPHAKVLAELSSGAAIAAYALGPGLTATRHGDGLVIRGEVRAVPAAAEASVLVLPVAIDSGEEWIVLHAEQLEIERVKSIDPLRPIAHVRANAVEVGDDALLSNLSMAAAHALISTLLSAEAIGVARWATDAASQYAKIREQFGRPIGQFQAVKHKCAEMIADTERATAAVWDAARAIDEARESNWDTASSAVEFAAAVAGTLAPAAAQRCTQDCIQVHGGIGFTWEHDTNVYYRRALILAASFGRRTDYPQRVVDTATSTGMRQLNIDLDPETEKLRAEIRAEVAALKAMPREERKAAIAEGGWVLPYLPKPWGRAASPVEQIIIEQEFTVDRVKRPQIGIASWIIPSIVAFGTEEQKQRFIPPTFRGEMTWCQLFSEPGAGSDLAGLATKATRTEGGWRITGQKIWTTAAQFSDWGALLARTDPSAPKHNGITYFLLDMKSEGVQVKPLRELTGGAMFNTVFIDDVFVPDDCVLGEVNRGWEVSRNTLTAERVSIGSSEAPFLANLDEFVGFLRDGQFDQVAQNRGGQLIAEGHAAKVLNMRSTLLTLAGGDAMPSAAISKLLSMRTAQGYAEFAVSTFGTDAAIGDPEELAGKWGQYLLASRATTIYGGTSEVQLNIIAERLLGLPRDP comes from the coding sequence ATGCCGATCGCAATCACTCCTGAGCATCGAGACTTGGCCGACTCCGTGCGGTCCCTGGTAGCGCGGGTGGCGCCGTCGGAGGTGCTGCACGCGGCCATGGAAACAGGGCCAGAGACGCCGATCGAGAATCCGCCGCCGTACTGGCGGGCCGCCGCCGAGCAGGGGCTGCAGGGTGTCCACCTGGCGGAATCGGTCGGTGGTCAGGGTTTCGGAATCCTCGAGTTGGCGATCGTGCTGGCTGAATTCGGCTACGGCGCGGTGCCCGGCCCGTTCGTGCCGTCGGCGATCGCCAGCGCGTTGATCTCCGCGCATGACCCACACGCCAAGGTGCTCGCCGAGCTAAGCTCCGGCGCGGCCATCGCCGCATACGCCCTGGGCCCGGGGCTGACGGCCACCCGGCACGGCGACGGGCTGGTCATCCGCGGCGAGGTGCGGGCGGTCCCCGCCGCAGCCGAAGCCTCGGTGCTGGTGCTGCCGGTGGCGATCGACAGCGGCGAAGAGTGGATCGTGCTGCATGCCGAGCAGCTGGAGATCGAGCGGGTCAAAAGCATCGATCCGCTGCGCCCGATCGCCCACGTGCGCGCCAATGCGGTCGAGGTCGGAGACGACGCCCTGCTCAGCAACCTGAGCATGGCCGCCGCGCACGCGCTGATATCGACACTGTTGTCGGCGGAGGCCATTGGGGTGGCGCGGTGGGCCACCGACGCCGCGTCGCAATACGCCAAGATCCGCGAACAGTTCGGCCGGCCGATCGGCCAGTTCCAGGCCGTCAAGCACAAGTGCGCGGAGATGATCGCCGATACCGAGCGGGCCACCGCCGCGGTGTGGGACGCTGCCCGCGCGATTGATGAGGCACGCGAAAGCAACTGGGACACTGCAAGTTCCGCGGTCGAATTCGCTGCCGCGGTGGCTGGCACCTTGGCCCCGGCCGCCGCGCAGCGCTGCACGCAGGACTGCATCCAGGTGCACGGCGGCATCGGCTTCACCTGGGAACACGACACGAACGTCTACTACCGGCGGGCGCTGATACTGGCCGCGTCCTTCGGTCGCCGCACCGATTACCCGCAGCGGGTGGTCGACACCGCGACCAGCACCGGGATGCGCCAGCTCAACATCGACTTGGACCCGGAGACCGAGAAGCTGCGCGCCGAGATCCGCGCCGAGGTCGCCGCGCTCAAGGCGATGCCGCGCGAAGAACGCAAAGCGGCGATCGCCGAGGGCGGCTGGGTGTTGCCGTATCTGCCCAAGCCGTGGGGCCGCGCGGCCAGCCCGGTCGAGCAGATCATCATCGAGCAGGAGTTCACCGTCGACCGGGTCAAGCGCCCGCAGATCGGGATCGCGTCGTGGATCATCCCGTCGATCGTGGCATTCGGCACCGAGGAGCAAAAGCAGCGGTTCATTCCGCCAACGTTCCGCGGCGAAATGACTTGGTGCCAACTGTTTTCCGAACCCGGTGCTGGGTCCGATCTGGCCGGGCTGGCCACCAAGGCGACCCGTACCGAGGGCGGCTGGCGCATCACCGGGCAGAAGATCTGGACCACCGCCGCGCAGTTCTCCGACTGGGGGGCGCTGCTGGCCAGGACAGATCCCAGCGCGCCGAAACACAACGGGATCACCTACTTTCTGCTGGACATGAAAAGTGAAGGCGTGCAAGTAAAGCCGTTGCGCGAGTTGACCGGCGGCGCGATGTTCAACACCGTCTTCATCGATGACGTTTTCGTGCCCGACGACTGCGTGCTCGGTGAGGTGAACAGGGGTTGGGAGGTCAGCCGCAATACGTTGACCGCTGAGCGGGTGTCGATCGGCAGTAGCGAGGCACCGTTTTTGGCCAACCTTGACGAGTTTGTCGGCTTCCTTCGCGACGGCCAGTTCGACCAGGTCGCGCAGAACCGCGGTGGGCAGCTGATCGCCGAGGGGCATGCCGCCAAGGTGCTCAACATGCGTTCGACGCTGTTGACGTTGGCCGGCGGGGACGCGATGCCCTCGGCGGCGATCTCCAAACTGTTGTCGATGCGTACCGCTCAGGGTTATGCCGAGTTCGCCGTGTCGACGTTCGGCACCGACGCCGCGATCGGCGACCCCGAGGAGCTGGCTGGCAAGTGGGGCCAATACCTGCTGGCTAGCCGGGCCACCACAATTTACGGCGGCACGTCGGAGGTGCAGCTCAACATCATCGCCGAGCGGCTGCTCGGTCTCCCCCGCGACCCTTAG
- a CDS encoding 5-oxoprolinase subunit B family protein: MSVVSDLIVADTVFDYGDEALLWQFDSSAEVLAATAALRQAALPGVLDIVPAARTVLVKLDGHRYQGVTRHRLRRLQINPRAIETAPPDGRVDMVIDVVYDGVDLAEVADRTGLTTAQVINAHTATPWLVGFAGFMPGFAYLVGGDPRLNVPRRSEPRTAVPAGSVGLAGEFSGIYPRRAPGGWQLIGHTDAVLWDIDRPNPALLTPGMWVQFRAA; the protein is encoded by the coding sequence ATGAGCGTGGTGAGCGACCTGATCGTGGCCGATACCGTATTCGACTACGGCGACGAGGCGCTGCTGTGGCAGTTCGACAGCAGCGCCGAGGTTTTGGCGGCTACAGCCGCGCTGCGCCAAGCCGCGTTGCCCGGTGTGCTCGACATCGTTCCGGCTGCCCGCACGGTGTTGGTCAAGCTCGACGGACATCGCTATCAGGGGGTCACTCGCCACCGGCTGCGCAGGTTGCAGATCAACCCCCGCGCGATCGAGACCGCCCCGCCCGACGGCCGTGTCGACATGGTGATCGACGTCGTCTACGACGGCGTCGACCTGGCCGAGGTGGCCGACCGCACCGGGCTCACCACCGCCCAGGTCATCAACGCACACACCGCGACACCCTGGCTGGTGGGTTTCGCGGGCTTCATGCCGGGTTTCGCGTATCTCGTCGGCGGCGATCCGCGCCTCAACGTGCCCCGCCGCTCGGAGCCGCGGACCGCGGTGCCCGCCGGCTCGGTGGGCCTGGCCGGCGAATTCAGCGGGATCTACCCACGCCGAGCACCGGGCGGATGGCAGCTGATCGGCCACACCGATGCAGTGCTGTGGGATATCGATCGTCCTAACCCGGCGCTATTGACACCGGGCATGTGGGTCCAGTTCCGAGCCGCATAG
- a CDS encoding TetR family transcriptional regulator — translation MQTTGQPLGLRERKKLKTRQAIRREAIRLIEENGYAATTVEQIAEAAEVSPSTFFRYFPSKESVLLADDLDPLILDAYAQQPPELSPIQAFRGAYAAVMANMSEEQREFETRRQRLIFSIPELKAALYDEYLRTVTVIAEAVSRRIGRDPSDFDIRVLAGAATGAMMAASDGGPVTPELALRVMDFIEAGMPLR, via the coding sequence ATGCAGACGACTGGGCAGCCCCTAGGTCTGCGGGAACGCAAGAAGCTCAAGACCCGTCAAGCGATCAGGCGGGAGGCGATCCGGCTGATCGAGGAGAACGGCTACGCCGCCACTACCGTCGAGCAGATCGCCGAGGCCGCCGAGGTATCGCCAAGCACCTTCTTCCGGTACTTCCCGTCAAAGGAATCCGTGCTCCTGGCCGACGACCTCGACCCGCTGATTCTGGATGCCTACGCCCAACAGCCGCCCGAGCTTTCGCCCATCCAGGCTTTTCGCGGCGCGTACGCGGCGGTCATGGCCAACATGTCCGAGGAGCAACGGGAATTCGAAACCAGGCGCCAGCGGCTGATCTTCTCGATACCTGAACTCAAGGCCGCGCTGTATGACGAGTATTTGCGCACCGTCACTGTCATCGCCGAAGCAGTCAGCCGCCGAATCGGCCGCGACCCAAGCGATTTCGACATCCGCGTCTTGGCCGGCGCTGCGACCGGTGCGATGATGGCCGCTTCCGACGGTGGCCCGGTCACCCCCGAGCTGGCCTTGCGCGTCATGGACTTCATCGAAGCCGGCATGCCGCTGAGGTAG
- the fadD2 gene encoding long-chain-fatty-acid--CoA ligase FadD2 → MPKLADLLPWNAAAKARQYADRGLAELHYLRKIIESGALRLEPPLNYAAMAADIRRWGELGMLPAVNARRAPNRAAIIDDEGTLTYKELDEAANAVAHGLLGKGVRGGDGVAILARNHRWFSIAEYGCARVGARIILLNSSFSGPQIKEVTEREDAKLLIYDDEYTNDVSKVDPPLGKLRALGGNPDSDEPSGSTDETLAELIARSSKEPAPKATKHSSIIILTSGTTGTPKGATRSTPPTLAPIGGILSHVPFKAGEVTSLPAPMFHALGFLHATIGMFLGSTLILHRKFKPAVVLQDIEKHKATAVVVVPVMLSRMLDALEKMESRPDLASLRIVFVSGSALGADLAERALKELGPVVYNMYGSTEVAFATIAEPKHLQFNSSTAGPVVKGVKVKIFDDNGNELPRGEVGRIFVGTSFPFEGYTGGGGKQVIDGLLSSGDVGYFDEHGLLYISGRDDEMIVSGGENVFPAEVEDLISSHPDVKEASAIGVDDKEWGQRLRAFVVKKEGSDIDEDTIKRYVRDHLAKYKVPREVIFLDELPRNPTGKILKRELREMQV, encoded by the coding sequence ATGCCTAAGCTCGCTGACCTGCTGCCCTGGAATGCGGCGGCCAAAGCCAGGCAGTATGCCGATCGTGGCTTGGCCGAACTGCACTACCTCCGCAAAATCATCGAATCCGGAGCGTTGCGGCTGGAGCCGCCACTGAACTACGCGGCGATGGCCGCCGACATTCGGCGCTGGGGCGAGCTCGGCATGTTGCCGGCGGTCAATGCCCGGCGCGCGCCGAACCGGGCGGCGATCATCGACGACGAGGGCACATTGACCTACAAAGAACTCGACGAGGCGGCCAACGCGGTTGCCCACGGCCTGCTCGGTAAGGGCGTGCGCGGCGGCGACGGGGTTGCGATCCTGGCCCGCAATCATCGGTGGTTTTCCATTGCGGAATACGGGTGCGCGCGGGTCGGGGCCCGCATCATCTTGCTCAACAGCTCGTTCTCTGGCCCGCAGATCAAGGAAGTAACCGAGCGCGAAGACGCCAAACTGCTCATCTACGACGACGAATACACCAACGACGTCAGCAAAGTTGACCCCCCGCTCGGCAAGCTGCGGGCACTGGGCGGCAACCCGGACTCCGATGAACCCTCGGGCAGCACCGACGAAACGCTGGCCGAGCTGATCGCGCGCAGCAGCAAGGAGCCAGCGCCCAAGGCCACCAAGCATTCGTCGATCATCATCCTGACCAGCGGCACCACCGGTACCCCGAAGGGGGCCACCCGCAGCACCCCGCCCACCCTGGCGCCAATCGGCGGCATCTTGTCGCACGTGCCGTTCAAGGCCGGTGAGGTGACGTCGCTGCCGGCGCCGATGTTTCACGCCCTGGGCTTTTTGCACGCGACCATCGGGATGTTCCTGGGCTCGACGTTGATCCTGCACCGCAAGTTCAAGCCCGCCGTGGTGCTCCAGGACATCGAAAAGCACAAGGCGACCGCGGTGGTCGTCGTTCCGGTGATGCTCTCGCGGATGCTCGACGCGCTGGAAAAGATGGAGAGCAGGCCCGACCTGGCGAGCCTGCGGATCGTGTTCGTCTCCGGCTCGGCGCTGGGCGCCGACCTAGCCGAACGTGCGCTCAAGGAGCTCGGCCCCGTCGTCTACAACATGTACGGCTCGACCGAGGTCGCGTTCGCCACGATCGCCGAGCCCAAACATCTGCAGTTCAATTCCTCAACCGCCGGACCGGTCGTCAAAGGGGTCAAGGTCAAGATCTTCGACGACAACGGCAACGAGTTGCCGCGCGGCGAGGTCGGGCGGATCTTCGTCGGAACCAGCTTCCCGTTCGAGGGTTACACCGGCGGCGGCGGCAAGCAGGTCATCGACGGACTGCTGTCCTCCGGCGATGTCGGCTACTTCGACGAGCACGGCCTGCTGTACATCAGCGGCCGTGACGACGAGATGATCGTCTCCGGCGGCGAAAACGTGTTCCCCGCCGAAGTCGAGGACCTCATCAGTAGTCACCCCGACGTCAAGGAGGCCTCCGCGATCGGTGTCGACGACAAAGAGTGGGGCCAGCGGCTGCGTGCCTTCGTGGTGAAGAAGGAGGGCTCCGACATCGACGAGGACACCATCAAACGCTACGTGCGTGATCATCTGGCCAAGTACAAGGTGCCGCGGGAAGTGATTTTCCTCGACGAGTTACCGCGCAACCCTACCGGCAAGATCCTCAAGCGTGAGCTGCGCGAAATGCAGGTTTAG